Within the bacterium genome, the region AGACAGACCAGGGACCGACCCTGGACAGGCCTGTCCAGGGTCGGTCCCTGGTTGGCACATACAAATAAATTGATGCATCTTTTTAGCGTACCTTTTGATACACCAAGTGCCTACTTGACAAAAATTGCCTTTGGGTGTACAACTCACTATTGTTTTTTCGAAAATTTGGTTGGTGTTTTCAACTTCAACAGCGAAGGAAGGAAATTATGAGACTTGAATACCGAAATGCCGATGCAAACTCTAAGAAGTTTTGGGATGTGGTGTTAGGTGAGACGACTGTCACGGTGCACTTCGGAAGAATCGACACCGAAGGACAAACATGCCCGAAGGAGTTTGCGTCTCCTGAAGCAGCAAGAAAAGAGTATCGGAGACTCGTCTGTGAGAAGCTAGCCAAGGGCTACAAGCCCGCGGGCAACACAGTAAACAAGTTGCTTGCTAACGCAACGGTCGCGTCGGATCCCGCAGTGATTGATTCTCTCTACATCGGCGAAAACATTGAGATCGCGGTCATTCAGGACATCTGCGGATGGATGACTGCTTGCATCCAACACGGTATGATGCCAAAGCAGTTTGCGGGCACTTGGGAAAAGTTCCTGAAAGAAGAGAAGAAGGTAGAGGGACTCGGTCACACAAAAGTGCCCGTGGGGAAACTATTTTCGGAAGAGTTGTGGCTAGATGTCTGCGATTTCAGCGAGGGCGGACTGGATGAACTTTACGCCAAAGCCGTAGCAAAAGGCGGCGATCGGTTCATCTGGCATGACAATACTTCATACTTCTTCCTCGTTGCAATGCGTGGCGATCCGGGCGCACGCGCGATTGAACTCTGCGTTCTTCAAGAAGATGGATGCAAAGGGGACGACGGCCAATGGCTCAACGATTGGCCTGCTGAACTTGACCAGGGCGCTCCTATTGCGTCGATGTCGTTTGACGACGCGACGCTTCGGGACGGAAGAAAAATCGTCGCACCGTGATAGTCACACTATCACCACCGCCAAGACCCCCAAAGGTCAACGGCGGTTTTTTTTGATTTTCTTCGCAAAGAAAATCAATCCCCCATAGCCTTGGCGAAGGGGGATAACTTCAATTGTTATTGCGAACCTTCGACCGCTCACGGAGCGGAGCAAGGTTGCTCTGCTCCGTGAGCGGATTTGGTTGTACTAAAAACAAAATCGGTGACCGACCCCGACCGCGGGGACGGTCCCCGATAAACTTCTCAAATCTAAGCACCAAAAAGATAGAGGTATTTAGAGGACCTAAAGGAATTTAGCTTATGAAACTTTAACTTCTCAAATCCATATACTATATACCAAATACCAGATACAAATCTGGATACAGTAAAGGATATTATTTTAGAGGAAGAATATAGGAATCTACCCCCTACTCACTACTCCCTATACCTTCTGTTCTTGATACACTCCCGCCCCGGCCAACATCGGGTCGCGTGGACGAATAATCACCCGGCGGGCCGGGTCAATACCAACACTTGTTGTTTCGACACCCGTTTCTTCAAGTAAGGCCATATGTACAATCCGGCGTTCCATCGCGTTCATCGGTTCCAACGTAATCGCGTGTTGAGAAGAAACGGCACGACGAGCCGCATCACGGGACATCTTCTTCAAAAATTCCATCCTGCGCAAACGATAAGTATTTACATCCACCAGACAACGACATTCTTGAGGAAGAACGTCTCTAAGCAATAAGCGTAACACGTGTTCTAACGCTCTTAAGTTCGCCCCTCTTTCACCGATAAGTAACCCACTATGCTCTGTCACAATTTCCACCCACACGTGCGGTGAATCGTCTTTGCGGTGATCGCGACAGAAAACCGTACCCTCAATCCCAATTTTTGCTAATAATTCTTCGGCAACCGCGTTAACTTTTTCTGCTAAGTTATCCGTTTGTTCTTGGGGCATTTTTTGTGGGTTCCCAGTATATCAACTGCCAATACAAGCGTTCTTTAGAACGCTTGTTATTAACAGATACTGTTTAAGGATGAATTTAGTATTACGTTAATCATAGAATTTATTGGCCAAATAATTATTTAATTATTTGGCAGTTGTATTACTGGGTTCTTTATTGATAAGAATTTGCTGATAGATACCAAGGAGCGTTGTTACCACCCAATAAAGAGAAAGTCCGGCGGGGAAGCGAAGACCGATTACAACGGTGATGATTGGCATGACATACAGCGACTGCGTATTCATCATTGAAGCAATATCGGGCTCATCTGACTTTTTAACAGATGCCTGCTTTTTAGGCAACATCATTTTTGTTTGCACAAATTGCGCGATGCCGGCTGTCACCGCCAAAACAACGTTAGCCTTTGCCAAATCCAAAAAACCAAAAGCAATATGGTTGATTGTTTCCGGTTTGGCCACCCAAGAATAGAGTGCCGATAACGACTTTGGATCCAAACCATTAAAGAAAACCTGATATAACGCAATTAACACAGGGAGCTGAATAAGTAACGGCAAACAACCCGAGGCAGGATGCACTCCTTCTTCTTTATACAATTCCATCGTCTTTTTTGTCTGTTCTTCCTTATTCGGGTATTTCTTTTTTATTTCTTGCAACTTTGGTTGCAGGGCGGACATCGCTTTTTGGGAACGAAATTGTTTTGTAATTAACGGATACAGCACCAAGCGTACAAGCACTGTCAATAAAATTATCGCCAAACCAAGATCGTGAATCGGGAGATAGTTGTAAATTAAAATTAGGCCGTTAAACAGCGGTCGGTACAAAACTTCGTGAAAGACGAGGCCGATTGTTGCAAAGATATTCATAGTTTTACTTAGTTTTATTAATAATGTCTGGAACGGGGTCATATCCCCCGGCCGTAAAAGGGTTGCACCTGATAATTCGTTTTACTCCCATTAGTGATCCTCGAACAACACCAAAACGGTTGATCGCTTGTTTGGAGTAGTCCGAACAAGTTGGAGTATAACGGCAAACACCAAAAGGGAACAATACTTTGGCTATCCCATGGTCGGGAGATATAGTTTTTTGATATATGGTTATGATAAATACAAGAGTGTTTCGGATAATGCCCAATATCCAATTCCCAATTCCCAATGAAATTTCCAATGCCCAATTGCGCGCTGACTTCGGTTTCTCAAATTGGTTATTTGCCATTTGAGATAAGTGTGGCATCTTTTAATAATTTTTCAATTTCTTTTTCACAACCTAAAAAACTGTATTTCGCGAAAGGTTGCTGGGCCGACAAAACAATATCAACAGATACGACAAAAGAGGGGAGGAGTTTTTGAGCAGCCTCTCGCGACCACCTGGCCACTTTATTGCGTTCCACAGCCTTTTTAGAAATTTTCTTGCTCACCACAAAAGCAACGCGTGAGGTTTCGGCCCCGGCCACAATAAAATACCGCAAATTGAACAACTGACCGCGCCGGGACGAGCCCTTTGTGCGAACCCGCGCAATATCGCGCTCTAAATGTAAACGGTTGGCCCGCTTTAACATTGGCTACTTCGGCTACTTCCGGCGAGTTTTCACCGTCAGTCGCTTGCGTCCTTTTTGACGACGACGTCGAAGAACGTTTCTTCCGCCCGGAGTCAAGGAACGCTTGCGAAAACCGTGCGTCTTCGCGCGCTTGCGCTTCTTTGGTTGGTATGTGCGTTTCATGGAGTTGATTAATCTGCCTCATAAGGTATAGGAAAAGCCTTTATAGGTCAACATAAAGTCTTTAAATCCCAAAACCCAATGACCAATGACCAACAAAATCCTAAATAATAAAACCTACAATGTCTGCAATTTTGGTCATTCAAAAATTTTGGATTTTGTTGGGATTTGGGGTTTGGTCATTGGGATTTAAAAACTTAACAATGAATTACCAAGCCATAAATAAATGAATATTCCATTTTATCCACTCAAATCTGCATTTGTAATAATCCGCTGTCTTTGGCCATAGAAAACCACTAATTCACCCGTTTGTCCCCAGATTCACACAAGATATCCACAGCCTTATCCACTTTTGGGGTGGTTTTCCACTTTTAAAGCTGTGCTATAATCCTTTTGTGAATCAATCTCCCAACGAAAAAGAACTCTGGACAACCGCGTTAGGCGAAATTGAATTAGCTGTTAGCAACACAAATTTCAACACCTGGTTCAAAAATACCGAGTTTAAAAGACATCCTGATGGCACGACAACCATTTATGCCCCCAATTTTTTTAACCGCGAATGGTTGGAAAATAAATACAACACGATTATTTTAACAGCCCTTCAGCGGGTTGATTCCTCAATAAACAACATCCGTTACGAAGTCGCCCTTGGTGGCAACTATTCCGGAGGAAGTGGAAACTCGACAGTTTTACTAACAAAGAAACCTCAAGCTCAAACCCAAGAAAATTCATCTCAGCAACCAACAGCACAACAAAACCCCGCCAGCACGGATGAATATGATACCACATCAAACCTCAACGCTCGCTATACTTTTGATTCTTTTGTTATTGGCTCCCACAACGAACTGGCTTTTGCCGCGTGTCAGGCCGTCGCCAAAAAACCCGGCAATACCTATAATCCCTTATTTTTATACGGGGGAGTGGGGCTCGGAAAGACCCATTTGTTACAAGCAACCGGAAACGCCCTGATGAAAAATTTTGGCAAGAATGTCCTATATTCCACCAGTGAAAAATTTACCTCCGAACTAATAACCTCTATCGGCAAACGAACAACCTCCAATTTTAAATCAAAATACCGCGAGATTGACGTTTTAATCGTAGATGATATCCAATTTATCGCGGGAAAAGATAAAACCCAGGACGAATTCTTTCACACATTTAATGAACTTTACAGCTTAAACAAGCAAATAATTATCAGTAGTGATCGACCCCCCAAAGCAATCGCCACCCTGGAAGAACGCTTGCGCTCCCGTTTTGAAGGCGGAATGGTGGCCGATATCAGTATGCCCGATTTGGAAACCCGCGTGGCTATTTTAGAGAAGAAATGCGAGCAAAAAGGCGTGCATGTAATCCGCGAAGCACTCCAATATATTGCCACCCACGTTGCGCACAATATCCGCGAATTAGAGGGCGCGCTCAACCGCGTGCTTGCCACCAACCAATTAAACGGTACAACAATCACCCTCGAATCGGCTAAACACATCCTTTCCTCTACTTTTGAAACACCAAAAAAGAAAGCCGTGCATATGGATAAAGTGGTGGAAGCGGTCTGTGGTTACTACAACATCGTTCACAGTGAAATTTTCAGCAAAAGCCGGCGTAAAGAAATCGTCCGCCCCCGGCAAGTAGCAATGTATATTCTTCGAAAAGACAACGGCAGTTCCTTCCCAACCATCGGCACATCGTTTGGGGGGAGAGACCACACCACGGCGATGCACGCCTGTGAAAAAATAGAAGGGGAACTGGAAACGGATGACATTTTACAACAAGATATTATATTAATTCGCCAAAAGATCTACGCTTAATAATTAGGAACCCTTAACAACCTGTGGATAGCCTGTGGGGAAGTACAACAAAAGCTGTGAATAAAAAATAGAGGAAAAGTGGATAAACCTAAGGTTATTAACAGACGCAAAAAAACTTTTCCCCAAGATGCCCAAGATAACACTAAATAGTCCACAGCTTACGACTTTTCTCACAACCAATAAACAACAGCCGTTAGCCAAGAAAATCAAGTTAGACACAAATCCACAATACCAACAACAGTAACAAACGTAACTATTAATAAACTAACTACTTACAGAAAGGGATTGAGGATAATATGAAATTCACTTGTATCAAAGAACATTTAGTAAGAGCATTAAAGAATACGGCTGGTATCGCGGGACGAAATTCGACGTTGCCAATTTTAAGGAATGTTTTATTAAAAACAGAAAACGGTAGGCTTAAGTTTTCGGTAACTGATTTGGAAGTTGGGGTTTCCACTTGGGTAACAGGGCGGGTGGATGGAGAAGGTTCAACAACGATTCCATTGAAACAATTGGCGGAATATGTCCAAAACCTGCCCAATGAACATGTAAACCTTGAAACAGAAAAAGGGACATTGTTGATAACTTGTGGATCAGCGCGGGCTTCTTTTCAGGGAGAAGCATCGGAAAATTTTCCCTTAATTCCGACTGTTACCAGTGGAATCAAGTTTACGGTTTCGGCGACAAAGCTATTACAGGCGTTGGATCGCGTTATGTACGCGGCAGCCACAGATGATACGCGACCGGAACTTTCTGGGATTCTTTGGTTTAGTAAGGGTAATGTTCTAACTTTAGCGGCGACGGATTCTTATCGGTTGGCGGAAGTGCAATTGGAAATTAATGAAACTTTGGTGAATGATTTTCGGGTGATTTTGCCGTTGCGTACCACGCAGGAAATAAAAAGAATTTTGGATGGGGAAGAAACTGTTACTTTAATTCTGGCAGAGGGGCAGGCGCTGGTGGAAACACCCAATACGAGCCTTGTTTCCAGGCTGATTGAGGGTAATTATCCGGATTATCAACAAATTATCCCCGCCAAATCGGGTACGACGGCGTCGGTTTTGCGTTTTGATTTATTACGCGCGCTTCGCGGGGCCAGTGTGTTTAGTTATGGTGAGGTGAATAGTGTTTTAGTGGAAACCACGGATAAAGCAGTGAAGATCACGGCTACCGCTCAAGAAATTGGAGAAACTAATGCGGAAGTGGTAGCGGATGTTACAGGGGAGGCGACAAAAATCAGTTTCAACCCGCGCTTTTTGATTGATGCGTTAAATGGTGTGCCGGGGGAACGGGTGCGTTTTGGTTTAACGAATGCGGGGGTGCCGGCCCTTTTGATTCCGGAAGACCCGAAGGAGAAAACGGTGGCGTTGGTAATGCCGATCAAGAATTAGTTGTTTGGTTTTGCAAATTGTAGGGGCAATTCATGCCTGCCGGCCATAGCTTTAGCGACGGCTGGAATTGCCCCTACGGCGTTGATAAATAATTCACATTAGTTGATTAAAACAATGGTAAATAATAGAAAAGTTTTAATCACTCGTGTGGCTGCCCGAGATTTTCGTAATTATCAACAGGTGGAAGCGCTTTTGTCGCCCAAATGGACTGTTTTGTATGGAAAGAATGGCGCGGGGAAAACCAATTTTTTAGAATTGTTGGTTTTAAGTTTGCAAGGGGTAAGTTTCCGTGGCAAATTGCGGAATTTATTACGTTGGGAAACTGCTGAAACAAAAATTGTGACGGAAATTGAAGGTGATTTGAAGATTTCAACACGTGTTTTTTTTGACGCGGGGAAAATCAAACAAGAACGTCTGCTTGATAATCACTCGGTAGAATCTTTTGAAGAAATTGTTCCACCGATTGTGCTGTTTTTACCGCAGGAAGAGTATTTGTTGGATAGTCCGGCCGGACGACGAAAGATATTAAGTCGCGGTCTGATTTTGCAGTCACAAACTTATCGCCAACATTTTGGGCAATATGTGAGAATTCTTAAACAACGCAATTCGCTGTTACGTTTTAACCGTGGAATTGGGGCCAGCGATGAGTTGTCTGCTTGGACCGAAGCAATTGTGGAGCCGATGTTGCATATCTGGAAGATGCGGAAAAAATTTCTAGACGTGCTTAATAAGAACCTGCCCGAGACCATAAAAAGCCTGGGTGGAATAAGCCTTGCCCTGCATGCTGAATTATCTTTTGGGGGTCTTACTCAAGAAGATTTGGAACCTTCGGCAGAGCGCATTTTTGCGCGTTTCAATGAACTGGCAATTCGAGAAAGTGAAATGGGTTCTACATTAATCGGACCGCATCGCGATTTGTTTCGGTTTGTACATGAGGGGCATGATGCTTTACCGCTTTTATCGCGTGGGCAACGACGGTTACTTCTTTTAGCGTTGCATATTATTGAGGGTGAGTATGCCGGGGAGTCGCTTGGGGTAGAGCCGATATTTATTTTGGATGATATTTTTAGCGAGCTAGATTCTTCACACAGGGAAGCGATTGGGTCGGCATTAAAAGATTGCCAGGTGGTAGCCACGACGGCGGATAGAAAAATTCTTCCCAAATTAGCAGGGAGTACGGTGTACTATGAGGTGGAGAAGGGAACAATACAAAACTAATTTTCAATGAACAATTTTCAATTTTCAAATAATTACCAATTATCAAAACGACGTCGTCGTTTGGAAATTGAATTTTGGAAATTATTTGAAAATTGGGTATTGGTAATTGGAAATTATTAATATGGTTCTCACTAAACTAAACATCACCAACCGAGTAATAAAAAAGCGGGCATTGGAGCCCGAAGATCTTCGCCAGGCTTTTTTGCGTTCTGCAAAAGACAAGTGGGGAGAAAATTGTCCTTTGGTAGTGAAAAGCGCGAAAAACGGCGTTATTCGCCTCTCGGCCCCGTCCGCCCCGTGGCGCACGGAAATGCTTTGGTCGCGCCAAGAAATGTTGGAGAAAATCAATTTATCTTTGAGTGAGGAGGCTTGTAAAAAGATTACCGTCTGGTGGGAGTGATGTGAGGAAACAGGTTGGCAGGGACGAAGCGATTCCCTCCCTTTTTCAAGGTTGCACACGCATCGGCGGTGTTACCTTGATAGGTTAAAGGGCGAGGGTGGGTTTTAGATTTGTATATGGTATTTGGTATATAGTATATGGAATTGAGAAGCTGATAATAAAATTAGGGTGTTTCCTTTTAAGGAGACTCCCTAATTTTTATTCGTATTCATTTTGTATCGATATATCGATACAAAATTATAGTTTAACAAGAAAAAAACCGACCTCAAGGTTCGGTTGATGTGGTTGACGGGGTCCGTTTGCGCTGGTTCATTTCATCCAAAGAAAGTCCTTGCCTTCGGCTTCGATGACGAAGGTGGTGCCAGCGCGTGAAGTAAATTTGCAGTAGACAATTGGGCCCGCGTCGGTGCCCTCGATCAAATCGATGCCCGAGATGCATCCACAGACCAGGTTTGCTTGGGGGTGCCCAAGTGTCATGGCTATTATTGTCAGGGACGCGGTTTCAACTGCGAATGTTCCTCCGGGCTGACCTGTGCACAGGATCGTCCCTGTTGGAAGAAGGATCACTGGAATCAAGTCCATGTTTTCCCGGATTGTCTTGATTTTTTCTTTAAGAAGCACGGCGGGGGTTCCTTTTTTTGACCAAGGTACTCATCACGCAACGCGCGTGATTTAACAAAGAATTATACTCCAAATTTTGGTTTTGGTTGGCTGTTTTTGGTTTCTGCTGATGGATGTTGCTTCGTCCATCGGTGACCGACCCCGACCGCGGGGACGGTCCCCGATAAACTTCTCAAATTCAGATACTATATACCAAATACCATATACAAATCTAAAACCCCACCCCGCCTCCCCTTGAGCAAGGGGAGGAATACGCGTCCCTGACATCCTGACCGCCTGTCCCCTAGATCTTAATCTTCTCTGCTACGTCTAAAACCAGGATCGTCGCTCCACCCACCGTGATGTCTGTTTTTGATGGCAATCCGATGCTTTCAATTTCGCCTGTGGCAAAACCTGTATCGATTGTTTCGGTTCTCGACTGGCAGTTTTCCTTGATTGTTTTTTTAACGTTTTCCACTTGAACGTCTTCGGCACCGATTAAGAAAGTCATATTACTACGGCGCAGAAAACCGCCCTCACTTTCCATCGCCGTGACGGAAATGTTTTGCTTGCGCAACGCTTGTAAAAGTTTGTGGCTGTCTTCTTTGTGGATGAAAGCAACGATTAATTTCATGGAATTGTGACGGTTATGGGTGAAGATTGGCCTTTTGTACCGCTTTTACTTACGGCCACCGCCCAAAGACTGTAGGCGCCTGGAGCGGGCAAGTCGTTCCACTGAACAGCATAGACATTGTCGCCCGTATTGATGTTGGTTTTGCCAATACTGATGCTTTTTTTTGGGTTGAGCAGTGACATAAATAATTCTACGCCGGTGATGCTGGTTTTGCTTGATGCGTTGATGGTGACTTTGTAGGGGAAATCGGTCGCGGTGAGCGTGCTATTCGGCCATGGTAAAGAAATGGAAACTTTGGGGATATCGATGCCCGGGTTGATTTGAATAGTTTTCTTTCCTTGTCCAAGCATGTTATTTTCCGACGTGGCGCGCGCGCTCAAGACAAATTGGCCGGCCGTAGTGCTTGCGGGGAAGCGATACAAAACTTCCCAGGGCTCACTAGTTTTTTCAGCGATTTTTTGGTCATTCACGAAGAATTCCACTTTTTTAATCGCATTCGGCGATTCGATCGCGACGGATAGTTTTAATGGAGATTTGAAAATTTCATTATCTTCAGGCGAGACAAAAGAAACCTTGGGTTGGTTTTCCAGCAGAGATGGATCGCATGACGCATCCGGCAACTTGTCGACATAATATTTGGGGTCATCGGGGTGGTCTTTATTGTACTTATCGCGCCATGATCCAACGCCCGCTTCCCACCGCGAGAACATCGGATCACTTTGCGGGTTGGCGGCAGGGCCGTTGCTTAACGGATTATTTTTATCCACGAAATACAAAATTGAATGGAAAGAGACAAATTCTACAGGTTTTCCAATCGGCACAGAACAATCTTCCGGCAAAATTGTTCCCGAGGCGCGATCAAGCAAATATTTTTTTGTGGGAAGTTTACCTCGTAACACTTGATCGTTCGTTTCAATCGCCCTTGGTTTGGTAAACCGTTCGATTGGTGTGTTTGCCAATACTGTTTTCATAAAATTATTCCAGATTGGCGCGGCTACCACCACGCCGTCTTCCTGTTTGGTAATCGGGGTATTGTCATTATTGCCCACCCAAACACCGGCCACCAAACTGGGAGTGAAGCCGACTGTCCAACCATCACGAAAATCTTGGGCCGTACCGGTTTTGGCGGCCACCGGTCGCGCGCCCATTTGCAATGGACTGCCGGCGCCAAACGTCGGCGTGCGAGCGTTGTTGTCGGACATGATATCGGTTACTTGGCGGGCAATTTCGGCTTCCAGTACGCGCGTTTCGACGGCCGGCACCTTATTGGCATCGTATAGAGATCTTCCCCCGGCGTCATCGATTTTTAAGATGGATCGACTTGGACGGCGTAGACCCTCGCTTGCAAAAACACTGAAGGCGGAAACAGAATCGACGAGGCGTACTTCACCGCCACCCAACGCCAATGACAAACCGTAACGCACCGGGTCGGTAAGTGAGGTAAAGCCCATATCACGCGCTAAGGTTAGCGTGTCGTTGAGGCCGGCGAGGTAAAGCGCTTCAACGGCGGGAATATTCAGCGAACGCGCCAATGCTTGGCGAACGGTCACCGGGCCATTAAATCTTTTATCAAAATTGAACGGCTTGTAGGCTTTATCTACGGTGCCAAAATCAATTGGCACATCGGCCAGCATTGTTTCGGTGGTGAACCCTTTTTTCAGGAGGGAGGCGTAAACAATCGGCTTAAAAGATGACCCGGGGGAACGCGGGCGAATGGCCACGTTTACATTGCCGTCATTTTCCGTATCAAAATAGTCGACACTGCCTACCATGGCTACGATGTCGCCGTTTTTGGGGTCGATTGCTACTAATGCCGCATTTTTCGCGCCGTATTTCAGATTTTTTGGGGCTTGCAAGGCGATGGCGTCTTCGGCAGAGCGTTGCATCTTTGCATCAAGGGTAGTGATAACTTTTAATCCACCGGCGTCTACTAATGTGGCGCCAAAATCTTTTTCCAATTGTTCACGAACATAGAAAACAAAATGGGGTGCTTGAATACGGTCGA harbors:
- the recF gene encoding DNA replication and repair protein RecF (All proteins in this family for which functions are known are DNA-binding proteins that assist the filamentation of RecA onto DNA for the initiation of recombination or recombinational repair.); translated protein: MVNNRKVLITRVAARDFRNYQQVEALLSPKWTVLYGKNGAGKTNFLELLVLSLQGVSFRGKLRNLLRWETAETKIVTEIEGDLKISTRVFFDAGKIKQERLLDNHSVESFEEIVPPIVLFLPQEEYLLDSPAGRRKILSRGLILQSQTYRQHFGQYVRILKQRNSLLRFNRGIGASDELSAWTEAIVEPMLHIWKMRKKFLDVLNKNLPETIKSLGGISLALHAELSFGGLTQEDLEPSAERIFARFNELAIRESEMGSTLIGPHRDLFRFVHEGHDALPLLSRGQRRLLLLALHIIEGEYAGESLGVEPIFILDDIFSELDSSHREAIGSALKDCQVVATTADRKILPKLAGSTVYYEVEKGTIQN
- a CDS encoding R3H domain-containing nucleic acid-binding protein — translated: MPQEQTDNLAEKVNAVAEELLAKIGIEGTVFCRDHRKDDSPHVWVEIVTEHSGLLIGERGANLRALEHVLRLLLRDVLPQECRCLVDVNTYRLRRMEFLKKMSRDAARRAVSSQHAITLEPMNAMERRIVHMALLEETGVETTSVGIDPARRVIIRPRDPMLAGAGVYQEQKV
- the dnaN gene encoding DNA polymerase III subunit beta gives rise to the protein MKFTCIKEHLVRALKNTAGIAGRNSTLPILRNVLLKTENGRLKFSVTDLEVGVSTWVTGRVDGEGSTTIPLKQLAEYVQNLPNEHVNLETEKGTLLITCGSARASFQGEASENFPLIPTVTSGIKFTVSATKLLQALDRVMYAAATDDTRPELSGILWFSKGNVLTLAATDSYRLAEVQLEINETLVNDFRVILPLRTTQEIKRILDGEETVTLILAEGQALVETPNTSLVSRLIEGNYPDYQQIIPAKSGTTASVLRFDLLRALRGASVFSYGEVNSVLVETTDKAVKITATAQEIGETNAEVVADVTGEATKISFNPRFLIDALNGVPGERVRFGLTNAGVPALLIPEDPKEKTVALVMPIKN
- the rnpA gene encoding ribonuclease P protein component, whose amino-acid sequence is MLKRANRLHLERDIARVRTKGSSRRGQLFNLRYFIVAGAETSRVAFVVSKKISKKAVERNKVARWSREAAQKLLPSFVVSVDIVLSAQQPFAKYSFLGCEKEIEKLLKDATLISNGK
- a CDS encoding PBP1A family penicillin-binding protein; its protein translation is MPVRRTTTNGVDYPPHNRGIIKRKHPLRKLAIYAVFAIFIVCFGYAGYIFSGIPDPSKLGEQRGLESTKIFDRTGTVVLYEFGEIRRTYKPFNEISPFLKNATVAIEDKDFYKHGGISFRGIFRALWADIRGKSLQGGSTITQQLIKQTMLSPERTLTRKAREAILALEVDNKLSKDKILETYLNITPYGSNTSGVESAAQAFFGTSAKDLSLPQASLLASLPKAPTFYSPFGSNTEKLYARQKLVLDQMAVQGYITKDEAEAAKQVKLTFKSKIDRIQAPHFVFYVREQLEKDFGATLVDAGGLKVITTLDAKMQRSAEDAIALQAPKNLKYGAKNAALVAIDPKNGDIVAMVGSVDYFDTENDGNVNVAIRPRSPGSSFKPIVYASLLKKGFTTETMLADVPIDFGTVDKAYKPFNFDKRFNGPVTVRQALARSLNIPAVEALYLAGLNDTLTLARDMGFTSLTDPVRYGLSLALGGGEVRLVDSVSAFSVFASEGLRRPSRSILKIDDAGGRSLYDANKVPAVETRVLEAEIARQVTDIMSDNNARTPTFGAGSPLQMGARPVAAKTGTAQDFRDGWTVGFTPSLVAGVWVGNNDNTPITKQEDGVVVAAPIWNNFMKTVLANTPIERFTKPRAIETNDQVLRGKLPTKKYLLDRASGTILPEDCSVPIGKPVEFVSFHSILYFVDKNNPLSNGPAANPQSDPMFSRWEAGVGSWRDKYNKDHPDDPKYYVDKLPDASCDPSLLENQPKVSFVSPEDNEIFKSPLKLSVAIESPNAIKKVEFFVNDQKIAEKTSEPWEVLYRFPASTTAGQFVLSARATSENNMLGQGKKTIQINPGIDIPKVSISLPWPNSTLTATDFPYKVTINASSKTSITGVELFMSLLNPKKSISIGKTNINTGDNVYAVQWNDLPAPGAYSLWAVAVSKSGTKGQSSPITVTIP
- a CDS encoding YidC/Oxa1 family membrane protein insertase, giving the protein MNIFATIGLVFHEVLYRPLFNGLILIYNYLPIHDLGLAIILLTVLVRLVLYPLITKQFRSQKAMSALQPKLQEIKKKYPNKEEQTKKTMELYKEEGVHPASGCLPLLIQLPVLIALYQVFFNGLDPKSLSALYSWVAKPETINHIAFGFLDLAKANVVLAVTAGIAQFVQTKMMLPKKQASVKKSDEPDIASMMNTQSLYVMPIITVVIGLRFPAGLSLYWVVTTLLGIYQQILINKEPSNTTAK
- a CDS encoding cyclic-di-AMP receptor: MKLIVAFIHKEDSHKLLQALRKQNISVTAMESEGGFLRRSNMTFLIGAEDVQVENVKKTIKENCQSRTETIDTGFATGEIESIGLPSKTDITVGGATILVLDVAEKIKI
- the rpmH gene encoding 50S ribosomal protein L34, coding for MKRTYQPKKRKRAKTHGFRKRSLTPGGRNVLRRRRQKGRKRLTVKTRRK
- the yidD gene encoding membrane protein insertion efficiency factor YidD, producing the protein MRNTLVFIITIYQKTISPDHGIAKVLFPFGVCRYTPTCSDYSKQAINRFGVVRGSLMGVKRIIRCNPFTAGGYDPVPDIINKTK
- the dnaA gene encoding chromosomal replication initiator protein DnaA, with the protein product MNQSPNEKELWTTALGEIELAVSNTNFNTWFKNTEFKRHPDGTTTIYAPNFFNREWLENKYNTIILTALQRVDSSINNIRYEVALGGNYSGGSGNSTVLLTKKPQAQTQENSSQQPTAQQNPASTDEYDTTSNLNARYTFDSFVIGSHNELAFAACQAVAKKPGNTYNPLFLYGGVGLGKTHLLQATGNALMKNFGKNVLYSTSEKFTSELITSIGKRTTSNFKSKYREIDVLIVDDIQFIAGKDKTQDEFFHTFNELYSLNKQIIISSDRPPKAIATLEERLRSRFEGGMVADISMPDLETRVAILEKKCEQKGVHVIREALQYIATHVAHNIRELEGALNRVLATNQLNGTTITLESAKHILSSTFETPKKKAVHMDKVVEAVCGYYNIVHSEIFSKSRRKEIVRPRQVAMYILRKDNGSSFPTIGTSFGGRDHTTAMHACEKIEGELETDDILQQDIILIRQKIYA
- a CDS encoding WGR domain-containing protein, yielding MYNSLLFFRKFGWCFQLQQRRKEIMRLEYRNADANSKKFWDVVLGETTVTVHFGRIDTEGQTCPKEFASPEAARKEYRRLVCEKLAKGYKPAGNTVNKLLANATVASDPAVIDSLYIGENIEIAVIQDICGWMTACIQHGMMPKQFAGTWEKFLKEEKKVEGLGHTKVPVGKLFSEELWLDVCDFSEGGLDELYAKAVAKGGDRFIWHDNTSYFFLVAMRGDPGARAIELCVLQEDGCKGDDGQWLNDWPAELDQGAPIASMSFDDATLRDGRKIVAP